The window CTAAAACAAGTGGCACGCCAAAAGCGAAAGCGGCGGAATAATGCCTCGCGTCTACGTCGCATTAGGCGCGAATCTCGACGATCCCAAGGCGCAATTGGACAATGCCGTCACGGCATTGTCCGCATTAGCCTTAGGCAATAGTCTACTGGTTTCTCCTTATTATCATTCGACGCCTATGGGCGATGTCGTGCAACCCGATTATGTTAATGCGGTGGTCAGTTTCGATACTGATCTTGAGCCATTAGCCTTACTCGATGCATTGCAGCATATCGAAAACACCCAAGGTCGAGTGCGCCTTGAGCGTTGGGGACCCAGAACCTTAGATCTCGATTTACTCTTGTATGGCAATGAGAACATTGACATTCCCAGACTCCAAGTGCCCCACTACGGCATGAAAGAGCGCAGCTTTGTGCTCGTGCCTTTAGCCGCAATCGCACCGAATCTTATTCTGCCGTGCAACACTGCAATCGGCAGTCTTATCGATACAAAAATGTTGGCCGAGTTACAACAACTGGGCATTGATCATTGAAGTCCGTCCCCAGTTAGCTTATAACACCACTTCTATTTGGTTTGAAGATCATCCATATGTCTAAAATTACTAGCTCAACCCTGTTGAAATACAAACAGGAAGGTAGAAAATTCACGGCACTGACAGCCTATGATGCCAGTTTTGCCAGCGCGTTCGATAGCGAAGGTGTAGATGTGCTGCTCGTCGGCGATTCTCTAGGAATGGTTCTCCAAGGCCATGACGATACCCTACCCGTCTCTACGGCGGATATCGCTTACCATACTCGCTGTGTCCGTCGCGGTATCGAACGTGCCCTGCTGATCGCCGATATGCCCTTTATGAGTTACGCCACACCAGAACAAGCTATGGTTAACGCCACTGAGTTGATGCAGGCTGGCGCGAACATGGTCAAAGTCGAAGGTGGCCACTGGTTACTCGAAACGGTCACTAAGCTAACCGAACGCGGTATTCCCGTGTGTGCTCATTTAGGCTTAACGCCTCAGTCAGTCCATGTGTTTGGTGGTTTTAAAGTGCAAGGCCGCGACGCCGAAAATGCCCAACGCATCCTCGACGAAGCAAAAGCATTAGAAGCAGCCGGTGCTCAACTATTGGTTGTGGAATGCATTCCTGCGCCACTCGCAGCGGCGATCACTCAAGCCTTAACGATTCCGGTTATTGGGATTGGCGCGGGCGCATCGACCGATGGCCAAATTTTGGTTATGCATGATGTGTTAGGTATTTCAAGTGGTTATATTCCACGTTTCTCGAAAAACTACCTAAAACAAACCGGTGAAATTCGTTCTGCCGTGCGTGCTTATATCGACGAAGTTGCCCAAGGAACATTCCCTGGCGAAGAACACACTTTTAACTAATAACCGATTTATGCAAGGTAAGGCTCAATGATCACTAGCGCCCATATTGATGATATTCGCACCCAAGTGCGTGCATGGCGTGCCAAGGGCGAAACTGTCGCCTTTGTGCCTACCATGGGTAATCTCCATCAGGGACACATTACTTTA of the Shewanella baltica genome contains:
- the folK gene encoding 2-amino-4-hydroxy-6-hydroxymethyldihydropteridine diphosphokinase, coding for MPRVYVALGANLDDPKAQLDNAVTALSALALGNSLLVSPYYHSTPMGDVVQPDYVNAVVSFDTDLEPLALLDALQHIENTQGRVRLERWGPRTLDLDLLLYGNENIDIPRLQVPHYGMKERSFVLVPLAAIAPNLILPCNTAIGSLIDTKMLAELQQLGIDH
- the panB gene encoding 3-methyl-2-oxobutanoate hydroxymethyltransferase, with protein sequence MSKITSSTLLKYKQEGRKFTALTAYDASFASAFDSEGVDVLLVGDSLGMVLQGHDDTLPVSTADIAYHTRCVRRGIERALLIADMPFMSYATPEQAMVNATELMQAGANMVKVEGGHWLLETVTKLTERGIPVCAHLGLTPQSVHVFGGFKVQGRDAENAQRILDEAKALEAAGAQLLVVECIPAPLAAAITQALTIPVIGIGAGASTDGQILVMHDVLGISSGYIPRFSKNYLKQTGEIRSAVRAYIDEVAQGTFPGEEHTFN